A region of Plantactinospora sp. BC1 DNA encodes the following proteins:
- a CDS encoding bifunctional aldolase/short-chain dehydrogenase, whose product MGTARTNTEVAALLGRGHRLGADRRNTNYGGGNTSAKATGADPVTGGPVELLWVKGSGGDIGTLTEAGLAVLRLDRLRSLVDVYPGVDREDEMVAAFDYCLHGRGGAAPSIDTAMHGLVDAAHVDHLHPDAGIALATAADGPELTRRCFGDRVLWVPWRRPGFQLGLDIAAIARDNPQAIGVILGGHGITAWGATSDECEARSLEIIETATRFLAEHGRAEPFGAVLPGYAALPAEQRRERAAALAPTLRGLASTDSRQQGQFQVGHFTDDEAVLDFLSRAEHPRLAALGTSCPDHFLRTKVRPLVLDLPPDAPLPDVLARLRELHEEYRKDYRAYYERYAEPGSPPIRGADPAIVLVPGVGMFSFGRDKQTARVAAEYYLNAINVMRGAEAVSRYAPIDEAEKFRIEYWQLEEAKLRRMPKPKALAGRIALVTGGGSGIGAAIARRLAAEGACVVVADRNLEGAASVAAEIGGADRAVAVSVDVTEAAGIDGAFAEAALAFGGVDLVVNNAGLSISKPLLETTEADWDVQHDVMAKGSFLVSRAAARLMLDQGLGGDIVYVSSKNSVFAGPNNIAYSAAKADQAHQVRLLAAELGEHGIRVNGVNPDGVVRGSGIFASGWGAQRAAVYGVPEEELGAYYARRTLLKREVLPEHVANAVFALTGGELSQTTGLHVPVDSGVAAAFLR is encoded by the coding sequence ATGGGCACCGCACGGACCAATACGGAGGTCGCCGCGCTGCTGGGCCGGGGCCACCGGCTCGGCGCCGACCGGCGCAACACCAACTACGGCGGCGGCAACACCTCGGCCAAGGCGACCGGGGCGGACCCGGTCACCGGCGGCCCGGTCGAACTGCTCTGGGTCAAGGGCTCCGGCGGGGACATCGGCACGCTGACCGAGGCGGGGCTGGCGGTGCTCCGGCTGGACCGGCTCCGCTCCCTGGTCGACGTCTATCCGGGGGTGGACCGCGAGGACGAGATGGTCGCCGCCTTCGACTACTGCCTGCACGGCCGGGGCGGCGCGGCGCCGTCGATCGACACCGCGATGCACGGCCTGGTCGACGCCGCGCACGTCGACCACCTGCACCCGGACGCCGGGATCGCGCTGGCCACCGCCGCCGACGGGCCGGAGCTGACCCGCCGCTGCTTCGGCGACCGGGTGCTCTGGGTGCCGTGGCGCCGGCCCGGCTTCCAGCTCGGCCTGGACATCGCCGCGATCGCCCGGGACAACCCGCAGGCGATCGGCGTGATCCTCGGCGGGCACGGGATCACCGCCTGGGGCGCCACCAGCGACGAGTGCGAGGCCCGGTCGCTGGAGATCATCGAAACCGCGACCCGGTTCCTGGCCGAACACGGCCGGGCGGAGCCGTTCGGCGCGGTGCTGCCCGGGTACGCGGCGCTGCCGGCCGAGCAGCGCCGGGAACGGGCCGCCGCGCTCGCCCCGACGCTGCGCGGGCTGGCCAGCACCGACAGCCGGCAGCAGGGGCAGTTCCAGGTCGGACACTTCACCGACGACGAGGCGGTGCTCGACTTCCTCTCCCGGGCCGAGCACCCGAGGCTGGCCGCGCTCGGCACCTCCTGCCCGGACCACTTCCTGCGGACCAAGGTCCGGCCGCTGGTACTGGACCTGCCGCCGGACGCGCCGCTGCCGGACGTACTGGCCCGGCTGCGGGAGCTGCACGAGGAGTACCGGAAGGACTACCGGGCCTACTACGAGCGCTACGCCGAGCCGGGCTCACCGCCGATCCGGGGCGCCGACCCGGCGATCGTGCTGGTGCCCGGGGTCGGGATGTTCAGCTTCGGCCGGGACAAGCAGACCGCCCGGGTGGCCGCCGAGTACTACCTCAACGCGATCAACGTGATGCGCGGCGCCGAGGCGGTCTCCCGGTACGCCCCGATCGACGAGGCGGAGAAGTTCCGGATCGAGTACTGGCAGCTCGAAGAGGCGAAGCTGCGCCGGATGCCGAAGCCGAAGGCGCTGGCCGGCCGGATCGCACTGGTCACCGGCGGCGGCTCCGGGATCGGCGCGGCGATCGCCCGGCGGCTCGCCGCCGAGGGTGCCTGCGTGGTGGTGGCCGACCGCAACCTGGAGGGCGCGGCGTCGGTGGCGGCGGAGATCGGCGGCGCCGACCGCGCGGTCGCGGTGTCGGTGGACGTCACCGAGGCGGCCGGGATCGACGGGGCGTTCGCCGAGGCAGCGCTCGCCTTCGGCGGGGTCGACCTGGTGGTCAACAACGCCGGGCTCTCCATCTCGAAGCCGCTGCTGGAGACGACCGAGGCGGACTGGGACGTCCAGCACGACGTGATGGCGAAGGGTTCCTTCCTGGTCTCCCGGGCCGCCGCCCGGCTCATGCTCGACCAGGGGCTGGGCGGAGACATCGTCTACGTCTCCAGCAAGAACTCGGTCTTCGCCGGGCCGAACAACATCGCGTACAGCGCGGCGAAGGCGGACCAGGCGCACCAGGTACGCCTGCTCGCCGCCGAGCTGGGCGAGCACGGCATCCGGGTCAACGGGGTCAACCCGGACGGCGTGGTACGCGGCTCCGGCATCTTCGCCAGCGGCTGGGGCGCCCAGCGCGCCGCCGTGTACGGGGTACCGGAGGAGGAACTCGGCGCCTACTACGCCCGGCGTACCCTGCTGAAGCGGGAGGTGCTGCCGGAGCACGTCGCGAACGCGGTCTTCGCGCTGACCGGGGGCGAGCTGTCGCAGACCACCGGACTGCACGTACCGGTCGACTCCGGCGTGGCCGCCGCGTTCCTTCGATGA
- a CDS encoding rhamnulokinase family protein, whose protein sequence is MTGSTAVAAVDLGAASGRVMLAEVAADGVSLTEVHRFDNGPVRLLDTLHWDVPRLYAEMLTGLRAALHRRPDLASVGIDSWAVDYGLLDATGALVGNPVHYRDRRTDGVPERVVAALGADYLYRTTGLQLLPFNTLFQLSAELGTPALDRAQTMLLIPDLLGYWLTGVAGSEVTNASTTQLLDVRTREWSTDLIARAGLPARLFGPLRQPGDRVGELRPEVREAVGTDRPVPVTAVGSHDTASAVAAVPAEHDRFGYISCGTWSLVGVELPAPVLTEASRAANFTNEAGVDGTVRYLRNVMGLWLLQESLRVWRSQGLADDLTDLLAAAARAPSLAAVVDPDDPVFLPPGDMPARIAQACERRGEPVPQGPAALTRCILDSLALAHRVALRQARELSGRDVDVVHVVGGGARNELLCQLTADACGLPVVAGPVEATALGNALVQARALGVLDGGLAELRALLRRTGSTRTYRPRPGGEAAWRAAAERAGLADG, encoded by the coding sequence ATGACCGGCTCGACCGCCGTCGCCGCCGTCGACCTCGGCGCGGCCAGCGGCCGGGTGATGCTCGCCGAGGTCGCCGCCGACGGGGTGAGCCTGACCGAGGTGCACCGGTTCGACAACGGGCCGGTGCGGCTCCTCGACACGCTGCACTGGGACGTCCCCCGGCTCTACGCCGAGATGTTGACCGGGCTGCGGGCGGCGCTGCACCGCCGGCCCGACCTGGCCAGCGTCGGCATCGACTCGTGGGCGGTGGACTACGGGCTGCTGGATGCCACCGGCGCGCTGGTCGGCAACCCGGTGCACTACCGGGACCGGCGTACCGACGGGGTGCCGGAGCGGGTGGTGGCGGCGCTCGGCGCTGACTATCTCTACCGGACGACGGGGCTGCAACTGCTGCCGTTCAACACGCTGTTCCAGCTCAGCGCCGAACTCGGCACCCCGGCCCTGGACCGGGCGCAGACGATGCTGCTGATCCCGGACCTGCTCGGCTACTGGCTGACCGGGGTCGCCGGGAGCGAGGTGACCAACGCCTCGACGACGCAACTGCTGGACGTGCGTACCCGGGAGTGGTCGACCGACCTGATCGCCCGGGCCGGGTTGCCGGCCCGGCTCTTCGGGCCGCTGCGCCAGCCCGGTGACCGGGTCGGCGAGCTGCGCCCGGAGGTCCGGGAGGCGGTCGGGACCGACCGGCCGGTGCCGGTGACCGCGGTCGGCTCGCACGACACCGCGTCGGCGGTGGCGGCGGTACCCGCCGAGCACGACCGGTTCGGCTACATCTCCTGCGGCACCTGGTCGCTGGTCGGCGTCGAGCTGCCCGCGCCGGTGCTGACCGAGGCGAGCCGGGCGGCGAACTTCACCAACGAGGCCGGGGTGGACGGGACGGTCCGCTACCTGCGCAACGTGATGGGGCTCTGGCTGCTCCAGGAGTCGCTGCGGGTCTGGCGGTCGCAGGGGCTGGCCGACGACCTGACCGACCTGCTCGCCGCCGCCGCCCGGGCACCCTCGCTGGCCGCCGTGGTCGACCCGGACGATCCGGTCTTCCTGCCGCCGGGCGACATGCCGGCCCGGATCGCCCAGGCGTGCGAGCGGCGCGGCGAGCCGGTACCGCAGGGCCCGGCCGCGCTGACCCGGTGCATCCTGGACAGTCTGGCCCTGGCCCACCGGGTCGCGCTGCGCCAGGCGCGTGAGCTGTCCGGTCGGGACGTGGACGTGGTGCACGTGGTCGGTGGCGGCGCCCGCAACGAGCTGCTCTGCCAGCTCACCGCCGACGCCTGTGGACTGCCGGTGGTGGCCGGGCCGGTGGAGGCGACCGCGCTGGGCAACGCGCTGGTGCAGGCCCGGGCGCTGGGCGTACTCGACGGCGGGCTGGCGGAGCTGCGGGCGCTGCTGCGGCGTACCGGATCGACCCGGACCTACCGGCCGCGGCCCGGCGGCGAGGCCGCCTGGCGGGCGGCGGCGGAGCGGGCCGGGCTGGCCGACGGGTAG
- a CDS encoding acyltransferase family protein has protein sequence MVTQARPRSGTDVAGRPGHRADLTGLRALAVGSLLLGAAGIGAVPGGFVGVDILLVVSGFLVTAALLGTWRRTGRIDLVGFLARRARRALPAGTLVLAASLPLALILLPRERWSAAGWDVLAGAGHLLNWRLAAQDAQAVVPDAGASLLAHLWVVAVAAQFVLLWSLLVAGVAAWTAHRGGRPRVRPLLIAAGLLGLGSFAWSVWYTAAEPGPAFLVTTTRGWEPALGAALALLGTRLAGLPRRLGTLLGWAGLAAVAVAVLTLRPGPDFPGLLALLPALGTAAIIAGGTIGRPAGAPGTGDGTDTAGTVAGSGGAYRVLGARPLRALGAVSYPLHLWHWPLLVGAHARFGDLRPAVDLGLLGGAVLLAVLTHRYVEIPARAGALDRWSPGQVLRVGTLLPAAGVLAGLLFQLTVWPPEQSAPAPAARPVSALPSAAPPAAPGAAALGRSPRTSRAGVPVDRVRSITPDPADARDDLPDVYRHNCFPPVSSSLARSCVYGDRDAEFTVALAGDSHAASWVPALQAVAAAKGWRLVTYLKPSCPFLRLEAMTGQPPQREACAEWYRNVRAALTGAERPDLLLTTSSRYQPMAGGRGLNGKPAHDALVAGMRRTWSDLVSARVPTVVLRGTPILASDSAKCVAANPRRLKRCGADREVALATSAGAAQLAALDDLPRVGLIDLTTAICPGRRCAPVIGGVLVYRDNQHLTASYAATLAPRLRSALDRILAPPAS, from the coding sequence ATGGTGACGCAGGCGCGGCCACGATCCGGGACGGACGTCGCCGGCCGACCCGGGCACCGGGCGGACCTCACCGGCCTGCGCGCCCTGGCGGTCGGGTCGCTGCTGCTCGGCGCCGCCGGAATCGGCGCCGTACCGGGCGGTTTCGTCGGCGTCGACATCCTGCTGGTGGTCTCCGGCTTCCTGGTCACCGCTGCCCTGCTCGGCACCTGGCGGCGTACCGGACGGATCGACCTGGTCGGATTCCTCGCCCGGCGGGCCCGGCGGGCGCTGCCGGCCGGCACGCTGGTGCTCGCCGCGTCGCTGCCGCTGGCCCTGATCCTGCTGCCCCGGGAGCGCTGGTCGGCGGCGGGTTGGGACGTGCTCGCCGGTGCCGGGCACCTGCTGAACTGGCGGCTCGCCGCACAGGACGCGCAGGCGGTCGTCCCGGACGCCGGGGCCAGCCTGCTCGCCCACCTCTGGGTGGTCGCGGTCGCCGCGCAGTTCGTGCTGCTCTGGTCGCTGCTGGTGGCCGGCGTCGCAGCCTGGACCGCACACCGGGGCGGGCGGCCCCGCGTCCGCCCGCTGCTGATCGCCGCCGGCCTGCTCGGGCTCGGTTCGTTCGCCTGGTCGGTCTGGTACACCGCCGCCGAGCCGGGGCCGGCCTTCCTGGTCACCACCACCCGGGGCTGGGAGCCGGCGCTCGGCGCCGCGCTCGCCCTGCTCGGGACCCGGCTGGCCGGGCTCCCCCGGCGCCTCGGCACCCTGCTCGGCTGGGCCGGCCTGGCCGCCGTCGCGGTCGCCGTGCTCACCCTGCGGCCGGGTCCGGACTTTCCCGGGCTGCTGGCCCTGCTGCCCGCGCTGGGCACGGCCGCGATCATCGCCGGCGGCACGATCGGCCGCCCGGCCGGCGCCCCGGGTACCGGCGACGGCACGGATACCGCCGGGACGGTGGCAGGGTCCGGCGGGGCGTACCGGGTGTTGGGCGCTCGGCCGTTGCGGGCGCTGGGCGCCGTCAGCTATCCGCTCCACCTCTGGCACTGGCCACTGCTGGTCGGCGCGCACGCCCGGTTCGGCGACCTCCGGCCGGCCGTCGACCTCGGCCTGCTCGGCGGGGCGGTCCTGCTCGCCGTCCTCACCCACCGGTACGTCGAGATCCCGGCCCGGGCCGGCGCCCTGGACCGCTGGTCGCCCGGGCAGGTACTCCGGGTCGGCACGCTGCTCCCCGCCGCCGGAGTACTCGCCGGGCTGCTCTTCCAGCTCACCGTCTGGCCGCCCGAGCAGTCGGCCCCGGCACCGGCCGCCAGACCGGTGTCGGCGCTGCCCAGCGCGGCCCCACCGGCGGCGCCGGGTGCCGCCGCGCTGGGCCGGTCACCCCGGACCAGCCGGGCCGGCGTCCCGGTCGACCGGGTCCGGTCGATCACCCCGGACCCGGCCGACGCCCGCGACGACCTGCCCGACGTCTACCGGCACAACTGCTTCCCGCCGGTCTCCAGCAGCCTCGCCCGGTCCTGCGTCTACGGCGACCGGGACGCCGAGTTCACCGTCGCGCTGGCCGGCGACAGCCACGCCGCGAGCTGGGTACCGGCGCTCCAGGCGGTCGCGGCGGCCAAGGGCTGGCGGCTGGTGACGTACCTCAAGCCGAGCTGCCCGTTCCTCCGGCTGGAGGCGATGACCGGGCAGCCGCCGCAGCGGGAGGCCTGCGCCGAGTGGTACCGCAACGTCCGGGCCGCGCTCACCGGCGCGGAGCGGCCCGACCTGCTGCTGACCACGAGTTCCCGGTACCAGCCGATGGCCGGCGGCCGGGGGCTGAACGGCAAGCCGGCACACGACGCGCTGGTGGCCGGCATGCGGCGGACCTGGTCGGACCTGGTCTCGGCCCGGGTGCCCACGGTGGTGCTCCGGGGCACCCCGATCCTCGCCAGCGACAGCGCGAAGTGCGTCGCGGCGAACCCGCGCCGGCTGAAGCGGTGCGGGGCGGACCGGGAGGTCGCGCTGGCGACCAGCGCCGGGGCCGCGCAACTCGCGGCACTGGACGACCTGCCCCGGGTCGGCCTGATCGACCTGACCACGGCGATCTGCCCCGGTCGGCGCTGCGCCCCGGTGATCGGCGGCGTGCTGGTCTACCGGGACAACCAGCACCTCACCGCCAGCTACGCCGCCACGCTCGCGCCCCGGCTGCGCAGCGCGCTCGATCGGATCCTCGCGCCGCCCGCCTCCTGA
- a CDS encoding VOC family protein, which yields MAYEFQVTQDSADPHVLADWWAETLGWQVEPSDEAFIRRMVEQGHATEDDTRLHHGVLVWKAGAAIRHPEGEGRAPRVLFQLVPEPKTVKNRMHLDVRTGADDLAPVVEALVARGATFLHDGRQGPFTWVTLADPEGNEFCVSR from the coding sequence ATGGCGTACGAGTTCCAGGTGACCCAGGACAGTGCGGACCCGCACGTGCTCGCCGACTGGTGGGCCGAGACGCTCGGCTGGCAGGTGGAGCCCTCCGACGAGGCGTTCATCCGCCGGATGGTCGAGCAGGGGCACGCCACCGAGGACGACACCCGGCTCCACCACGGTGTGCTGGTCTGGAAGGCGGGGGCGGCGATCCGGCACCCCGAGGGGGAGGGGCGGGCGCCCCGGGTGCTGTTCCAGCTCGTTCCGGAGCCGAAGACGGTGAAGAACCGGATGCACCTCGACGTCCGTACCGGTGCCGACGATCTCGCACCGGTGGTCGAGGCGCTGGTGGCGCGCGGCGCGACGTTCCTGCACGACGGGCGGCAGGGCCCCTTCACCTGGGTCACCCTGGCCGACCCGGAGGGGAACGAGTTCTGCGTCTCCCGCTAG
- a CDS encoding DinB family protein yields the protein MDTRDDTEIDWTGQLLDQLDWHWQHQLRPRLDGLTDDEYHWEPVDGTWGVRPRDRVAADTAHGAGSYVIEYALPEPTPPPVTTIAWRLAHIVVGVLGRRSAAHFGGPPVDYDSFDYAGTAAGALRQLDAAYATWRDGVRGLDPAGLARPCGPAEGPYAELPLATLVLHINRETIHHGAEISLLRDLYRARR from the coding sequence ATGGACACCCGCGACGACACGGAGATCGACTGGACCGGGCAACTGCTCGACCAGCTCGACTGGCACTGGCAGCACCAGCTACGACCCCGGCTCGACGGGCTCACCGACGACGAGTACCACTGGGAACCGGTCGACGGCACCTGGGGGGTACGCCCGCGCGACCGGGTCGCCGCCGACACGGCGCACGGCGCCGGCAGCTACGTCATCGAGTACGCGCTGCCGGAGCCGACGCCGCCGCCGGTCACCACGATCGCGTGGCGGCTGGCGCACATCGTCGTCGGAGTCCTCGGACGGCGCAGCGCGGCGCACTTCGGCGGGCCGCCCGTCGACTACGACAGTTTCGACTACGCCGGCACCGCCGCCGGGGCGCTGCGCCAGCTCGACGCGGCGTACGCCACCTGGCGGGACGGGGTACGCGGACTCGACCCGGCGGGGCTGGCCCGGCCGTGCGGCCCGGCCGAGGGCCCGTACGCGGAACTCCCGCTGGCCACACTGGTGCTGCACATCAACCGCGAGACCATCCACCACGGCGCCGAGATCAGTCTGCTCCGTGACCTCTACCGGGCCCGGAGGTGA
- a CDS encoding YafY family protein, whose translation MLDTSARLLRLLAILQTRAEWTGPELAERLGVTVRTLRRDMARLRDLGYPVRATPGVAGGYRLGAGSTLPPLLLDDDEAVAVVLSLRTAASQSVTGIAETSLRALTKLERILPARLRQRAAALRLTTVPLAGGAPTVDPDLLTVIAEACQNLHRLTFDYRSRDGTASIRRVEPHRLVQTGQRWYLVARDTDRDAWRTFRADRIGELRSTGTRFTPHDPPDPATFVADSVGAAPYRYRARVLVHAPAAEVAERVPPTAGLVEAVDQQSCLLRTGADSLGFLALHLALLGPEFTVLEPAELADELGRLAGRLDRARDRSRSDRPE comes from the coding sequence ATGCTCGACACCTCGGCACGGCTGCTGCGGCTGCTCGCCATCCTGCAGACCCGGGCCGAGTGGACCGGTCCGGAACTGGCGGAACGGCTGGGCGTGACGGTGCGTACCCTGCGCCGGGACATGGCCCGGCTGCGCGACCTCGGCTATCCGGTCCGGGCCACCCCGGGGGTCGCCGGTGGCTACCGGCTCGGCGCGGGGTCGACCCTGCCGCCGCTGCTCCTGGACGACGACGAGGCGGTGGCGGTCGTGCTGAGCCTGCGTACCGCGGCCAGCCAGAGCGTGACCGGGATCGCCGAGACCTCGCTGCGCGCGCTGACCAAGCTGGAACGGATCCTGCCGGCCCGGCTACGCCAGCGGGCCGCCGCGCTGCGGCTGACCACCGTCCCGCTGGCCGGCGGGGCGCCCACCGTCGACCCGGACCTGCTGACCGTGATCGCCGAGGCGTGCCAGAACCTGCACCGGCTCACCTTCGACTACCGCAGCCGCGACGGGACGGCCAGCATTCGCCGGGTCGAGCCGCACCGGCTGGTGCAGACCGGCCAGCGCTGGTATCTGGTGGCCCGGGACACCGACCGGGACGCCTGGCGTACGTTCCGGGCGGACCGGATCGGCGAACTGCGCTCGACGGGTACGCGGTTCACGCCGCACGACCCGCCCGACCCGGCGACCTTCGTCGCGGACTCGGTCGGTGCGGCGCCGTACCGGTACCGCGCCCGGGTGTTGGTGCACGCGCCGGCCGCCGAGGTCGCCGAGCGGGTCCCGCCGACCGCCGGGCTGGTGGAGGCGGTGGACCAGCAGAGTTGCCTGCTGCGCACCGGAGCGGACTCGCTCGGCTTCCTGGCGCTGCACCTCGCCCTGCTCGGCCCCGAGTTCACCGTGCTCGAACCCGCCGAACTGGCCGACGAACTCGGCCGGCTGGCCGGACGGCTGGATCGGGCCCGGGACCGGTCCCGGTCGGACCGTCCGGAGTAG
- a CDS encoding IniB N-terminal domain-containing protein, translating to MESAPTVETPAPAPAPAPAPAPEATPAVESTQTLHEFVVNLLTDVDLRAAYELDPTGTLESVGLCDVVPGDVTDVIPLVVDTVPLQGLTDLGAVESLGLGSLSLSPTSVVGQVQTVANQFTAGVYTTAADVDVAGLGSVSVDPNGLEVGVGSALPVLGLDSGLNVDLSGVHDLADTLDSTVLGAAGGVDTVDGVLGTADFAATTVTSTVAGTTGLVGSGDLGSVTDLTNITDLGNVADLGTITDLGNVADLGSVTDLGSVTDLGNVADLDGTVDSVTGTVGGVTGTVDGTLGSVGLDGVTDTVGGVTDLTGSVGVTGAVDGTLGSVTGLVGGAADLGGTTDLLTDGVL from the coding sequence GTGGAATCGGCACCGACCGTGGAGACCCCCGCTCCGGCTCCGGCCCCCGCCCCGGCCCCCGCCCCCGAGGCGACTCCCGCCGTGGAGAGCACCCAGACCCTGCACGAGTTCGTGGTCAACCTGCTCACCGACGTGGACCTGCGTGCGGCGTACGAGCTGGACCCGACCGGCACGCTGGAGAGCGTCGGGCTCTGCGACGTGGTCCCGGGCGATGTCACGGACGTCATCCCGCTGGTCGTCGACACCGTACCGCTGCAGGGCCTGACCGACCTCGGCGCGGTGGAGAGCCTGGGCCTCGGCTCGCTCAGCCTCAGCCCGACCAGCGTCGTCGGCCAGGTGCAGACCGTGGCCAACCAGTTCACCGCCGGGGTCTACACCACCGCCGCCGACGTCGACGTGGCCGGCCTGGGCTCCGTCAGCGTGGACCCGAACGGCCTGGAGGTCGGCGTCGGCTCCGCCCTGCCGGTGCTGGGCCTGGACAGCGGCCTGAACGTGGACCTGTCCGGCGTGCACGACCTGGCCGACACCCTCGACTCGACGGTGCTGGGCGCCGCGGGCGGGGTCGACACCGTCGACGGCGTGCTCGGCACCGCCGACTTCGCCGCGACCACCGTGACCTCGACCGTCGCCGGCACCACCGGCCTGGTCGGCTCCGGCGACCTGGGCAGCGTGACGGACCTGACCAACATCACCGACCTGGGCAACGTCGCCGACCTCGGCACCATCACCGACCTGGGCAACGTGGCCGACCTGGGCAGCGTGACCGACCTCGGCAGCGTGACCGACCTGGGCAACGTCGCCGACCTGGACGGCACCGTGGACAGCGTCACCGGCACGGTCGGCGGGGTCACCGGCACCGTCGACGGGACGCTCGGCAGCGTCGGCCTGGACGGCGTCACCGACACCGTCGGCGGGGTGACCGACCTGACCGGGAGCGTCGGGGTCACCGGGGCCGTCGACGGCACCCTGGGCAGCGTGACCGGGCTGGTCGGCGGCGCCGCCGACCTCGGTGGCACCACCGACCTGCTTACCGACGGCGTCCTCTGA
- a CDS encoding polysaccharide lyase family protein, translated as MLARRDFHRISAATALGAGVGAGTGGTAIGAARGEAPPNCEVVETDTEIVVDNGPVRIAVSKTSASRLTSLRLHGRELLGAGGRGNYDMNNAMEGDPLPLPPTQNTYEIRRGDDFVDIAFRYSPTNGGPFWLERHHIVRAGEPGIHLATVFQHPPELHGFRSDQHRYVCYLDPELFTHVSVEDDPIGQPWRAGAARMPTPAELAAAPVVMDATHDLAGLGSAYPRRYYTKYDWATYLKDHVVHGLYGNGYGIWAVQPNREAFCGGPVRQDLTLHQTTSRPVLLVEPQATHYGSPPVRVAAGQAWEKTYGPYFVYLSRGDDPARMRAEALRYASFDAHRDLYDRVALPGWTPSARRCTVHGRIRLDGEPHLRGAVAVLSDNRLDFQRTALGYAYWTEVNPGGVFRLPDVRPGTYRLTVYRPGTWGEYVRDDVTVPAGGRIDLGELRWEPPRNGRTVFQLGNPDRTSAEFRRGDEFRQWGTARFFKADFPDGVVYTVGRSGNDDWNYLQFQRVDGEPVPPWRIRFDLDRPVRPGATATLTVALAAWAMDTARDVPPLPSNLTIGVNDLRLVWTFAPDDARGATYRSACGGRHYRREFRFDAAALRRTGNEITLAINEGTPPELGNEAAYDAIRLEID; from the coding sequence GTGCTCGCACGCAGGGACTTCCATCGGATCAGCGCCGCGACCGCCCTCGGCGCCGGGGTCGGCGCCGGAACCGGCGGCACGGCCATCGGCGCGGCCCGGGGCGAGGCGCCGCCGAACTGCGAGGTCGTCGAGACCGACACCGAGATCGTCGTCGACAACGGGCCGGTCCGGATCGCCGTCAGCAAGACCAGCGCCAGCCGGCTGACCTCGCTGCGACTGCACGGTCGGGAGTTGCTCGGCGCCGGCGGCCGAGGCAACTACGACATGAACAACGCGATGGAGGGCGATCCGCTGCCGCTGCCGCCGACGCAGAACACGTACGAGATCCGGCGCGGGGACGACTTCGTCGACATCGCCTTCCGGTACAGCCCGACCAACGGCGGCCCGTTCTGGCTGGAGCGGCACCACATCGTCCGGGCCGGCGAGCCCGGCATCCACCTGGCCACCGTCTTCCAGCACCCGCCGGAGCTGCACGGCTTCCGCTCCGACCAGCACCGGTACGTCTGCTACCTCGACCCGGAACTCTTCACCCACGTCTCCGTCGAGGACGACCCGATCGGGCAGCCGTGGCGGGCCGGGGCAGCCCGGATGCCCACCCCGGCGGAACTGGCCGCCGCTCCCGTGGTGATGGACGCGACGCACGACCTCGCGGGCCTCGGCTCGGCCTATCCCCGGCGCTACTACACCAAGTACGACTGGGCCACCTATCTCAAGGATCACGTGGTGCACGGCCTCTACGGCAACGGGTACGGGATCTGGGCGGTCCAGCCGAACCGGGAGGCGTTCTGTGGCGGGCCGGTCCGGCAGGACCTGACCCTGCACCAGACCACCAGCCGGCCGGTGTTGCTGGTCGAGCCGCAGGCGACGCATTACGGTTCGCCACCGGTACGGGTGGCCGCCGGCCAGGCGTGGGAGAAGACGTACGGGCCGTACTTCGTCTACCTGAGCCGGGGCGACGACCCGGCCCGGATGCGTGCCGAGGCGCTGCGGTACGCCAGCTTCGACGCCCACCGGGACCTCTACGACCGGGTGGCGCTGCCGGGCTGGACGCCGAGCGCGCGGCGCTGCACCGTGCACGGCCGGATCCGGCTCGACGGCGAGCCGCACCTGCGGGGCGCGGTGGCGGTGCTCTCGGACAACCGGCTGGACTTCCAGCGCACCGCGCTCGGCTACGCGTACTGGACGGAGGTGAACCCGGGCGGCGTGTTCCGGCTGCCCGACGTGCGGCCCGGGACGTACCGGCTCACCGTCTACCGGCCCGGCACCTGGGGCGAGTACGTCCGCGACGACGTGACGGTGCCGGCCGGCGGCCGGATCGACCTCGGCGAGCTGCGCTGGGAGCCGCCCCGCAACGGCCGGACGGTCTTCCAGCTCGGCAACCCGGACCGCACCTCGGCGGAGTTCCGGCGCGGCGACGAGTTCCGGCAGTGGGGTACGGCGCGGTTCTTCAAGGCCGACTTCCCGGACGGGGTGGTCTACACCGTCGGGCGCAGCGGGAACGACGACTGGAACTATCTCCAGTTCCAGCGGGTCGACGGGGAACCGGTGCCGCCGTGGCGGATCCGCTTCGACCTCGACCGCCCGGTGCGGCCGGGCGCGACCGCCACGCTGACCGTCGCGCTCGCCGCCTGGGCGATGGACACCGCCCGGGACGTACCGCCGCTGCCGAGCAACCTGACCATCGGGGTGAACGACCTGCGGCTGGTCTGGACCTTCGCGCCGGACGACGCCCGGGGCGCCACCTACCGCAGCGCCTGCGGCGGCCGGCACTACCGGCGGGAGTTCCGGTTCGACGCGGCCGCGCTGCGCCGGACCGGCAACGAGATCACCCTGGCGATCAACGAGGGGACCCCGCCGGAGCTGGGCAACGAGGCGGCGTACGACGCTATCCGGCTGGAGATCGACTGA